A stretch of Brassica napus cultivar Da-Ae chromosome C6, Da-Ae, whole genome shotgun sequence DNA encodes these proteins:
- the LOC106406352 gene encoding probable cinnamyl alcohol dehydrogenase 1 yields the protein MEESKPPMSSPGGDECLSWAARDPSGLLSPHTFTRRSVTSDDVSLKITHCGVCYADVIWTKNKHGDSKYPLVPGHEIAGVVNKVGSNVTRFKVGDHVGVGTFVNSCRECDYCDEGQEVSCVKGQVFTFNGVDYDGSVTKGGYSSHIVVHERYCYKIPVDYPLESAAPLLCAGVTVYAPMMRHNMNQPGKSLGVVGLGGLGHMAVKFGKAFGLHVTVFSTSVSKKEEALSLLGANNFVISSAHDQMKALAKSLDFIIDTASGDHAFDPYMSLLKIAGTYVLVGFPSEIKIQPATLNLGMRVLAGSVSGGTKVTQEMIDFCAAHKIYPNIEVIPIQKANEAIERVVKKDIKYRFVIDIENSLK from the exons ATGGAAGAATCGAAACCGCCGATGAGTTCTCCCGGAGGAGACGAGTGCTTGAGTTGGGCTGCACGAGATCCATCTGGTCTCCTCTCCCCTCACACGTTCACTCGCAG ATCTGTAACAAGCGATGACGTTTCACTAAAAATCACACACTGTGGTGTCTGTTACGCTGACGTCATCTGGACAAAAAACAAACATGGTGACTCTAAGTACCCTTTGGTTCCTGG GCATGAGATTGCTGGAGTAGTGAACAAGGTTGGATCTAATGTCACACGGTTCAAAGTCGGAGACCACGTTGGTGTCGGCACGTTTGTTAACTCCTGCAGGGAGTGTGATTACTGCGACGAAGGACAAGAGGTTAGCTGTGTGAAAGGGCAAGTCTTCACTTTCAACGGCGTTGATTACGATGGCTCTGTTACCAAAGGAGGCTACTCTAGCCACATCGTTGTTCACGAGAG GTATTGTTATAAGATACCTGTGGACTATCCCTTGGAATCAGCTGCGCCGTTGCTATGCGCTGGCGTCACTGTCTATGCTCCCATGATGCGTCACAATATGAACCAGCCTGGTAAATCTCTTGGCGTGGTTGGGCTTGGTGGGCTTGGCCACATGGCGGTTAAGTTCGGCAAGGCTTTTGGACTTCATGTGACGGTGTTCAGCACCAGCGTCTCCAAGAAAGAGGAGGCTTTGAGTCTGCTTGGAGCTAACAACTTCGTTATCTCCTCTGCCCATGACCAGATGAAG GCACTAGCGAAGTCTCTAGACTTTATCATTGACACAGCGTCTGGTGATCACGCGTTTGATCCTTACATGTCGCTGTTGAAGATCGCTGGGACTTATGTCCTGGTTGGTTTCCCAAGTGAGATTAAAATCCAGCCTGCCACTCTCAACCTTG GTATGAGAGTGCTTGCGGGAAGTGTAAGTGGAGGTACCAAGGTGACTCAGGAGATGATAGATTTTTGTGCAGCTCATAAGATTTATCCCAACATTGAGGTGATTCCCATTCAGAAGGCAAACGAAGCTATTGAAAGGGTGGTGAAGAAGGACATCAAGTACCGGTTTGTGATTGATATCGAGAACTCTCTGAAATAG
- the LOC106403037 gene encoding protein IQ-DOMAIN 8 isoform X1, producing MGGSGNWIKSLISNKKPITDDHQLGDKNSKKKWKLWRTSSESFISSSKGFKSRAGSYGTPSLGSDPPSFSADDSFAASVAAVIRAPPKDFLLVKREWAATRIQAAFRSFLARQALRALKAVVRIQAIFRGRQVRKQADVTLRCMQALVRVQARVRAHCNRAPSDGQELEKPSEEKNDPAKQAEKGWCDSPGSVNEVRTKLQMRQEGAIKRERAMVYALTHQPRTCPSPNAKVNKQGSVKKSSGSCKSSPGWNWLDRWVADRPWEGRLMEGGPTNSSDNNARKSESSVSEHDAVQVRKNSLTTRVLARPPPMSSSATSSETSSTSQSPVPFSGSFLEEGGYYRKPSYMSLTQSIKAKQRRSGSSSSSCSKTPFEKKQSMSFNGDVDVKRSAGSDLYPPAQVTGRHMWAKSQRG from the exons ATGGGTGGCTCTGGAAACTGGATTAAGTCTCTGATTTCTAACAAAAAACCCATCACTGATGATCATCAG TTAGGTGATAAGAACAGCAAGAAGAAATGGAAACTGTGGAGGACTTCTTCAGAGAGTTTCATCTCCTCCTCAAAAGGTTTCAAGAGCCGTGCTGGTAGCTATGGAACTCCTTCTCTTGGCTCAGATCCACCTTCTTTCTCCGCCGACGATTCTTTTGCCGCGTCTGTTGCTGCTGTTATCAGAGCTCCACCTAAAGATTTCCTTCTTGTTAAACGTGAATGGGCTGCAACTCGGATCCAAGCTGCTTTTCGATCTTTCCTG GCAAGGCAGGCGCTGAGAGCTTTGAAGGCGGTGGTGAGGATTCAGGCGATATTCCGTGGAAGGCAAGTCAGGAAGCAAGCTGATGTGACATTAAGGTGTATGCAAGCTCTTGTTCGAGTCCAAGCTCGTGTACGAGCTCATTGCAACAGGGCTCCTTCAGATGGACAGGAGTTGGAGAAGCCATCTGAAGAAAAGAATGATCCTGCTAAGCAAGCTGAG AAGGGTTGGTGTGATAGCCCTGGAAGTGTGAATGAAGTGAGAACGAAGCTACAAATGAGGCAAGAAGGAGCTATCAAGAGGGAGAGAGCTATGGTATATGCACTCACACACCAG CCAAGGACGTGTCCAAGCCCTAACGCTAAGGTGAACAAACAAGGGAGCGTTAAGAAGAGTAGCGGGTCATGCAAGAGCAGTCCGGGTTGGAACTGGCTCGACAGATGGGTTGCAGACAGGCCATGGGAAGGGCGGTTGATGGAAGGTGGTCCCACAAACTCATCAGACAACAACGCAAGGAAAAGCGAGAGCAGCGTGTCTGAACACGACGCGGTTCAGGTTAGGAAGAACAGTCTCACAACCAGAGTTTTAGCTAGACCTCCTCCAATGTCATCATCAGCTACTAGTTCCGAGACTTCCTCTACGTCTCAGTCCCCGGTTCCCTTCTCAGGAAGCTTCCTTGAGGAAGGAGGGTATTACAGAAAGCCAAGCTACATGAGCTTGACGCAGTCTATCAAAGCTAAGCAGAGAAGGTCAGGTTCTTCTTCATCGTCTTGTTCCAAAACACCGTTTGAGAAGAAACAGTCAATGTCTTTCAACGGAGATGTGGATGTGAAGCGTAGTGCTGGTTCGGATCTGTACCCACCGGCTCAAGTAACAGGGAGGCATATGTGGGCAAAGAGCCAGAGAGGCTAA
- the LOC106403037 gene encoding protein IQ-DOMAIN 8 isoform X2 has protein sequence MGGSGNWIKSLISNKKPITDDHQLGDKNSKKKWKLWRTSSESFISSSKGFKSRAGSYGTPSLGSDPPSFSADDSFAASVAAVIRAPPKDFLLVKREWAATRIQAAFRSFLARQALRALKAVVRIQAIFRGRQVRKQADVTLRCMQALVRVQARVRAHCNRAPSDGQELEKPSEEKNDPAKQAEGWCDSPGSVNEVRTKLQMRQEGAIKRERAMVYALTHQPRTCPSPNAKVNKQGSVKKSSGSCKSSPGWNWLDRWVADRPWEGRLMEGGPTNSSDNNARKSESSVSEHDAVQVRKNSLTTRVLARPPPMSSSATSSETSSTSQSPVPFSGSFLEEGGYYRKPSYMSLTQSIKAKQRRSGSSSSSCSKTPFEKKQSMSFNGDVDVKRSAGSDLYPPAQVTGRHMWAKSQRG, from the exons ATGGGTGGCTCTGGAAACTGGATTAAGTCTCTGATTTCTAACAAAAAACCCATCACTGATGATCATCAG TTAGGTGATAAGAACAGCAAGAAGAAATGGAAACTGTGGAGGACTTCTTCAGAGAGTTTCATCTCCTCCTCAAAAGGTTTCAAGAGCCGTGCTGGTAGCTATGGAACTCCTTCTCTTGGCTCAGATCCACCTTCTTTCTCCGCCGACGATTCTTTTGCCGCGTCTGTTGCTGCTGTTATCAGAGCTCCACCTAAAGATTTCCTTCTTGTTAAACGTGAATGGGCTGCAACTCGGATCCAAGCTGCTTTTCGATCTTTCCTG GCAAGGCAGGCGCTGAGAGCTTTGAAGGCGGTGGTGAGGATTCAGGCGATATTCCGTGGAAGGCAAGTCAGGAAGCAAGCTGATGTGACATTAAGGTGTATGCAAGCTCTTGTTCGAGTCCAAGCTCGTGTACGAGCTCATTGCAACAGGGCTCCTTCAGATGGACAGGAGTTGGAGAAGCCATCTGAAGAAAAGAATGATCCTGCTAAGCAAGCTGAG GGTTGGTGTGATAGCCCTGGAAGTGTGAATGAAGTGAGAACGAAGCTACAAATGAGGCAAGAAGGAGCTATCAAGAGGGAGAGAGCTATGGTATATGCACTCACACACCAG CCAAGGACGTGTCCAAGCCCTAACGCTAAGGTGAACAAACAAGGGAGCGTTAAGAAGAGTAGCGGGTCATGCAAGAGCAGTCCGGGTTGGAACTGGCTCGACAGATGGGTTGCAGACAGGCCATGGGAAGGGCGGTTGATGGAAGGTGGTCCCACAAACTCATCAGACAACAACGCAAGGAAAAGCGAGAGCAGCGTGTCTGAACACGACGCGGTTCAGGTTAGGAAGAACAGTCTCACAACCAGAGTTTTAGCTAGACCTCCTCCAATGTCATCATCAGCTACTAGTTCCGAGACTTCCTCTACGTCTCAGTCCCCGGTTCCCTTCTCAGGAAGCTTCCTTGAGGAAGGAGGGTATTACAGAAAGCCAAGCTACATGAGCTTGACGCAGTCTATCAAAGCTAAGCAGAGAAGGTCAGGTTCTTCTTCATCGTCTTGTTCCAAAACACCGTTTGAGAAGAAACAGTCAATGTCTTTCAACGGAGATGTGGATGTGAAGCGTAGTGCTGGTTCGGATCTGTACCCACCGGCTCAAGTAACAGGGAGGCATATGTGGGCAAAGAGCCAGAGAGGCTAA